A part of Marinobacter psychrophilus genomic DNA contains:
- the recA gene encoding recombinase RecA, translating to MDDNRKKALSAALTQIERQFGKGAIMKMGDHPREAIPSVSTGSLGLDVALGIGGLPYGRVCEIYGPESSGKTTLTLQVIAEAQKQGKTCAFVDAEHALDPQYAEKLGVNVDELLVSQPDTGEQALEICDMLVRSNAVDVIIVDSVAALTPKAEIEGEMGDSHVGLQARLMSQALRKLNGNVKNANVLLIFINQIRMKIGVMFGSPETTTGGNALKFYASVRLDIRRIGAVKDGDEVTGNETRVKVVKNKVAPPFRQAEFQILYGKGIYRMAEVVDMGVKEGFVDKAGAWYAYNGDKIGQGKANACKFLEENLEMAKEIETKVRDKLMPKPEKKDAAKDAGKDAGKDAGKNAGKNAGKAAAVAPAAASDELL from the coding sequence ATGGATGACAACCGCAAGAAAGCTTTATCCGCCGCTCTGACCCAGATTGAACGCCAGTTTGGTAAAGGCGCCATCATGAAGATGGGCGACCACCCCCGCGAGGCAATCCCGTCCGTTTCTACCGGTTCTCTTGGTCTGGACGTTGCTCTTGGCATTGGTGGCCTGCCTTATGGCCGGGTTTGTGAAATCTACGGCCCTGAAAGCTCTGGTAAAACTACGCTGACTTTGCAGGTTATTGCCGAAGCCCAGAAGCAGGGCAAAACGTGTGCTTTTGTTGATGCTGAGCACGCCCTTGATCCTCAATATGCTGAAAAGCTGGGCGTGAACGTTGATGAGCTGCTGGTCTCCCAGCCCGACACCGGTGAGCAGGCGTTAGAAATCTGCGACATGCTGGTGCGCTCCAACGCGGTGGATGTCATCATTGTGGACTCCGTTGCCGCATTGACGCCAAAAGCTGAAATTGAAGGCGAAATGGGTGACTCTCATGTTGGTCTTCAGGCCCGCCTGATGTCACAGGCTCTGCGCAAACTGAATGGCAACGTCAAGAATGCCAACGTCCTGCTGATTTTTATCAACCAGATTCGCATGAAAATAGGTGTGATGTTCGGCAGTCCCGAAACTACTACCGGCGGCAACGCGTTGAAATTCTATGCCTCTGTGCGTCTGGATATCCGTCGCATTGGCGCAGTGAAAGACGGCGACGAAGTCACCGGTAACGAAACCCGGGTGAAAGTGGTTAAAAACAAAGTGGCACCGCCGTTCCGCCAGGCCGAATTCCAGATTTTGTACGGCAAGGGCATTTACCGCATGGCCGAAGTGGTGGACATGGGTGTAAAGGAAGGCTTTGTAGATAAGGCTGGCGCCTGGTACGCCTACAACGGTGATAAAATTGGCCAAGGCAAAGCCAATGCTTGCAAATTTCTAGAAGAAAACCTGGAAATGGCGAAAGAAATTGAAACCAAAGTGCGCGACAAGCTGATGCCCAAGCCAGAGAAAAAAGACGCGGCAAAAGACGCGGGGAAAGATGCGGGGAAAGACGCAGGAAAGAATGCAGGGAAAAATGCAGGAAAGGCTGCTGCAGTGGCGCCTGCAGCAGCTAGCGACGAACTACTGTAA
- a CDS encoding Lon protease family protein, giving the protein MKSLPSHQLYKACVLKDLPFKSTRQLEPLAEIVGQNRAQEAVRFALAMPHGGYNVYAVGINGLGKRTMMLRYLEHHKDTNLKSHDWCYVADFEEPRVPKLLKLPAGQGTQLKRDMEKLMSRLVKVIPQTFDSDGFLERAEKLKSDYTALQDGELEKVAKQAKRQKVSLTISTPGGYRLVAMSGDEAHTAESFKALTDAQREKFEEIVNNLEKRLRRALRKLADWEQEYADKLQALNQETLEGVTGHQIDELKERYKDLPEVAGFIEAVRKDLSENLEIFLDDDDEQAMIAYASLDKKMPRRYLVNLLVHQKTKEIPVEVEDNPTYHNLFGYVENVTYKGTVFTDFSLIRPGSLHRANGGYLLMDATKVLEQPFAWDALKRALQSHCIQINSLERELTLSGTISIEPEPVPLDVKIVLFGDRETWMLLQEYDPEFSELFRVTADFEDEMYRNDDSQLAYAKFIASLVVEKKLLHCTHKAVARVIEQSARMAEHQNRLSLHAADIANLLRESDYWARQAEAKQIQDVHVERALVSARYRNSRIRDHFYDSIRDGTTLVTTSGSCVGQVNALSVLSTGGFEFGLSNRITASSYYGDGDVIDIERDVKLGGSIHSKGVMILTSWLASRFAVDDPMHLSASLTFEQNYGEVDGDSASLAELCALVSSISQLPVRQDLAITGSINQFGEVQPIGGVNEKIEGFFTTCQLKGGLSGNQGIIMPASNVQNLMLDSEVVAAVKAGDFHVYAVSHVEEAVAMLMGTPAGTPDSKGRYPKGTVFGIIQQRFEKMREHERQEHSRDENKDPSIH; this is encoded by the coding sequence TTGAAGTCATTGCCTTCGCATCAGCTCTATAAAGCCTGTGTTCTGAAAGATTTGCCATTTAAAAGCACCCGCCAGCTAGAGCCCCTGGCTGAAATTGTGGGTCAGAATCGTGCTCAGGAAGCGGTGCGATTTGCGCTGGCTATGCCGCACGGTGGTTACAACGTGTATGCGGTCGGTATCAATGGCCTGGGTAAGCGCACCATGATGCTGCGGTACCTGGAACACCATAAAGACACCAATCTGAAATCCCACGATTGGTGCTACGTGGCCGACTTTGAAGAGCCGCGGGTGCCAAAGCTGCTGAAACTGCCGGCCGGTCAGGGCACGCAGCTAAAACGCGATATGGAAAAACTGATGAGCCGGCTGGTGAAGGTGATTCCGCAAACCTTCGATAGCGATGGTTTTTTGGAACGTGCTGAAAAGTTGAAAAGCGATTACACCGCGCTTCAGGATGGTGAGCTGGAAAAAGTCGCGAAGCAGGCCAAGCGTCAAAAAGTCAGCTTGACCATAAGCACCCCGGGCGGTTATCGGCTAGTGGCTATGAGTGGTGATGAGGCTCATACCGCCGAGTCGTTTAAGGCCCTGACGGACGCTCAACGCGAAAAGTTCGAAGAAATTGTCAATAATCTCGAAAAACGCCTGCGCCGCGCCCTGCGCAAACTGGCCGACTGGGAGCAGGAATACGCTGACAAACTGCAAGCGCTAAACCAGGAAACTCTGGAAGGCGTTACCGGTCACCAGATTGATGAGTTAAAAGAACGTTACAAAGACCTGCCAGAAGTGGCCGGTTTTATTGAAGCCGTGCGTAAAGATTTGTCCGAGAATCTGGAGATTTTTCTGGATGACGATGATGAGCAGGCCATGATTGCCTACGCGTCACTGGATAAGAAAATGCCGCGGCGCTATTTGGTGAATCTGCTGGTACATCAGAAAACCAAAGAGATTCCAGTAGAGGTGGAAGACAACCCGACTTATCACAACTTGTTCGGTTACGTTGAAAACGTTACCTATAAAGGCACGGTGTTTACCGACTTTTCGCTGATTCGCCCGGGCAGCTTGCATCGCGCCAACGGCGGTTATCTGTTGATGGACGCCACAAAAGTATTGGAGCAGCCGTTCGCTTGGGACGCCCTCAAGCGTGCGTTGCAGTCTCATTGTATCCAGATTAACTCCCTGGAGCGCGAGCTGACCCTGTCTGGCACCATCTCCATTGAGCCCGAGCCGGTGCCACTGGACGTGAAAATCGTACTGTTCGGCGACCGTGAAACCTGGATGCTGCTGCAGGAATACGATCCCGAGTTTTCAGAACTGTTCCGCGTGACCGCAGATTTCGAAGACGAAATGTATCGTAACGACGACAGCCAACTGGCGTACGCCAAGTTTATTGCCAGCCTGGTGGTCGAGAAAAAACTGCTGCACTGCACCCATAAAGCCGTGGCGCGAGTGATTGAACAAAGTGCCCGCATGGCTGAGCACCAGAATCGCCTGTCGTTGCACGCCGCAGACATCGCAAACCTGCTGCGCGAGTCAGACTACTGGGCGCGCCAAGCCGAGGCCAAACAGATTCAGGATGTGCACGTAGAGCGTGCTTTGGTGAGCGCCCGTTACCGCAACAGCCGTATTCGCGATCATTTTTACGACTCCATTCGCGATGGCACCACCTTGGTGACTACGAGCGGCAGCTGCGTTGGCCAGGTTAATGCGCTTTCAGTGCTTTCTACCGGCGGTTTCGAATTTGGTTTGTCGAACCGCATTACCGCTAGCAGTTATTATGGTGATGGTGACGTCATTGATATTGAGCGTGACGTAAAATTGGGTGGCAGCATTCACTCGAAAGGTGTGATGATTCTGACGTCCTGGCTGGCGTCACGGTTTGCCGTAGACGACCCGATGCACCTGTCGGCCAGCCTTACATTTGAGCAAAATTATGGCGAAGTAGACGGCGACAGTGCCTCCTTAGCAGAGTTGTGTGCTTTGGTGTCGTCTATATCTCAGCTGCCGGTCAGGCAGGATTTGGCCATTACCGGTTCTATTAACCAGTTTGGCGAAGTGCAGCCGATTGGTGGAGTGAACGAGAAAATAGAGGGCTTTTTCACGACATGCCAGCTTAAGGGTGGCCTTAGCGGCAACCAGGGAATCATTATGCCGGCCAGCAACGTACAAAACCTGATGCTAGACAGCGAAGTGGTTGCTGCGGTGAAAGCCGGTGACTTCCATGTTTACGCTGTCAGCCACGTGGAGGAAGCTGTAGCCATGCTGATGGGTACGCCAGCGGGTACACCCGATAGCAAAGGCAGGTACCCTAAAGGCACCGTTTTTGGCATTATCCAGCAACGGTTTGAAAAAATGCGTGAACACGAGCGTCAGGAACATAGTCGGGATGAAAACAAAGATCCGTCCATTCACTGA
- a CDS encoding amino acid ABC transporter substrate-binding protein — protein sequence MKFSLINTLMVLSLTVSPQLLAQENPIKVGMSGQYFPFTFVEQDELKGFEVDIMNALGKEMGREIIFQTASFSGLFGLLGTGRIDTVANQITITEERQQAYVFSEPYVYDGAQVVVKQGNTEVQDVEDLKGKTVAVNLGSNFETLLRELPYADQINIKTYESNIERDTALGRVDAFVMDRVSASQIIKDKPLPLALAGKPFSKITNAYPFQDTETGRALRDEVNQALKALRENGTLASISEKWFGTDITQP from the coding sequence ATGAAATTTTCGCTAATCAACACGCTCATGGTTTTATCGCTCACCGTCAGCCCTCAGTTGCTGGCCCAGGAGAACCCAATAAAAGTTGGCATGTCTGGGCAATACTTCCCGTTTACCTTCGTGGAACAAGACGAACTCAAAGGCTTTGAGGTAGATATCATGAACGCCTTGGGCAAAGAGATGGGGCGCGAGATCATCTTCCAGACTGCAAGCTTTTCGGGGCTGTTTGGTCTGTTGGGAACCGGGCGTATCGACACTGTTGCCAATCAGATCACCATCACCGAAGAACGGCAGCAGGCCTATGTTTTCAGTGAACCCTACGTTTACGACGGTGCCCAAGTGGTGGTCAAGCAAGGCAACACCGAGGTTCAAGATGTCGAAGACCTGAAAGGCAAAACGGTTGCAGTGAACCTAGGCTCTAATTTCGAAACACTGTTGCGTGAACTGCCTTATGCCGATCAGATCAACATCAAAACCTATGAGAGCAATATTGAACGCGACACAGCCTTGGGACGCGTGGATGCCTTTGTGATGGATCGGGTCAGCGCCAGCCAGATCATCAAAGACAAACCCCTGCCGCTGGCACTGGCTGGTAAACCCTTCTCAAAAATTACCAACGCCTATCCATTCCAAGACACAGAAACAGGGCGAGCTCTGCGAGACGAGGTCAATCAGGCCCTGAAAGCGCTGCGGGAAAACGGCACCCTGGCATCCATTTCCGAAAAATGGTTCGGCACTGATATCACCCAGCCATGA
- a CDS encoding ATP-binding response regulator — MTDTVIDNREVTVLLVDDNPQNLKVLYETLKDKGYRLLIANGGGKALELAYCHQPEVILLDIMMPEMDGYEVCRRLKTDPATADCAVVFLSALDDLSAKVRGFSLGGADYISKPFQSQEVIARVKTHARVIRLERELQARNRELQSDQSRILNAISEGIYGLDENGIIEFANPAAGQIMNAPVAELIGQCFFDLHFAAMGDSEDPLPVQATCRHGIAEAQRDIQMLRVDRSAFRAKYRSSPKQDADELHGAVVVFRDITEELANEQALEEARATVQDQRDQLAHTSRMTTMGEMAAGFAHEVNQPLTAITNYARVVKRLVSKAEPDLVLLQQTMDKVEAQSHRASEIIRRIRRFMKKPATGKEIVAIAALLEDTRQFAEVDMRNNEGGIELTLAPNLPDVLADPIQVQQVALNLIRNGLEATRSVDSAVPVEVSATLTAQGFVRIEVRDHGIGLQDDAEEKLFLPFYTTKSEGMGIGLTTCQSLIHAQGGEIGFERPIDGGTRFYFTLPVAVVARPEAD; from the coding sequence ATGACTGATACCGTCATCGACAACCGTGAGGTAACGGTTCTGCTAGTGGATGACAATCCCCAGAACCTGAAAGTGCTGTATGAGACTTTGAAAGACAAAGGCTATCGGCTGCTGATCGCCAACGGAGGCGGGAAAGCGCTGGAACTGGCCTATTGTCATCAGCCAGAAGTTATTCTGCTGGACATTATGATGCCGGAAATGGATGGCTATGAAGTTTGCCGTCGCTTGAAAACTGACCCGGCCACCGCCGACTGTGCGGTGGTTTTCTTGTCAGCCCTTGATGACCTGAGCGCTAAGGTAAGAGGTTTTTCGCTGGGTGGCGCCGACTACATTTCCAAGCCGTTTCAGTCACAAGAAGTGATTGCGAGGGTAAAAACCCACGCCCGGGTTATTCGCCTCGAGCGCGAACTTCAGGCGCGCAACCGTGAATTACAAAGTGATCAGTCTCGTATTCTTAATGCCATCAGCGAGGGCATTTACGGCCTCGACGAAAACGGCATTATTGAATTTGCTAATCCTGCCGCCGGCCAGATTATGAACGCTCCAGTGGCAGAGCTGATTGGCCAATGTTTTTTTGATCTGCATTTTGCAGCGATGGGCGATAGCGAGGACCCCCTGCCGGTTCAAGCCACCTGTCGCCACGGCATTGCAGAAGCACAGCGCGATATTCAAATGTTGCGCGTAGACCGGTCGGCATTTCGCGCAAAATATCGGTCCTCGCCCAAGCAGGATGCTGACGAGTTGCACGGCGCTGTTGTAGTGTTCCGCGACATTACCGAAGAATTGGCTAACGAACAGGCGCTGGAAGAAGCCCGTGCCACGGTGCAGGACCAGCGCGACCAGCTTGCTCATACCTCGCGCATGACCACCATGGGCGAAATGGCCGCAGGTTTTGCCCACGAAGTGAACCAGCCGCTGACCGCTATTACCAATTACGCCCGCGTGGTCAAACGCCTGGTGAGCAAAGCAGAGCCGGATTTAGTGCTGCTGCAGCAGACCATGGACAAAGTAGAGGCACAGTCGCACCGAGCCAGTGAGATCATTCGTCGTATCCGCCGGTTTATGAAAAAGCCAGCCACCGGCAAAGAAATTGTTGCTATCGCCGCTTTGCTCGAAGATACCCGCCAGTTCGCGGAAGTCGATATGCGTAATAACGAGGGCGGAATAGAGCTGACTCTGGCCCCAAACCTGCCCGACGTGCTGGCAGATCCGATTCAGGTTCAGCAGGTAGCCCTTAATCTAATCCGTAACGGCCTGGAGGCTACCCGCAGTGTTGATTCGGCGGTACCGGTGGAGGTGAGCGCAACACTCACCGCACAGGGCTTCGTGCGCATCGAGGTGCGTGATCATGGCATTGGTCTGCAAGACGACGCCGAGGAAAAGCTGTTCCTGCCGTTCTACACCACCAAAAGCGAAGGCATGGGCATCGGCTTGACCACCTGTCAATCGCTGATTCACGCCCAAGGTGGTGAAATTGGTTTTGAGCGCCCGATAGACGGTGGCACCCGTTTTTACTTCACGCTGCCGGTGGCGGTCGTTGCCCGGCCCGAAGCTGATTGA
- the fixJ gene encoding response regulator FixJ: MTDIQQTVYVVEDDEAVRDSLELLLQSDDKPVKTYDSATAFLKSYSDAMAGCIVLDIRMPGMDGMELQKKLNDKHSILPIIFVTGHGDVPMAVDAMKEGAIDFIQKPYREEALLEKIEAALVQDRQQRKSLGEKQEIVRRVKSLTPREHEIMDRMIAGQANKVIAIELEISQRTVEIHRSRVMHKMGTHSLAHLVRMVLSVKNLIDPR; the protein is encoded by the coding sequence ATGACGGACATCCAACAAACGGTATACGTGGTTGAAGACGACGAAGCGGTGCGCGATTCACTGGAGTTGCTGCTGCAGTCAGACGACAAACCGGTAAAAACCTACGACAGCGCTACTGCGTTTCTGAAAAGCTATTCTGACGCCATGGCGGGCTGCATAGTGCTGGATATCCGCATGCCGGGTATGGATGGCATGGAGCTACAGAAAAAACTTAACGACAAACACTCGATTCTGCCAATTATCTTTGTAACAGGGCACGGCGACGTTCCCATGGCGGTAGATGCCATGAAAGAGGGCGCCATAGACTTCATTCAGAAGCCCTACCGCGAAGAAGCCCTGTTGGAAAAGATCGAAGCCGCCCTGGTTCAAGACCGCCAGCAGCGTAAAAGCCTGGGTGAAAAGCAGGAAATTGTGCGCCGTGTAAAAAGCTTGACCCCTCGCGAACACGAAATTATGGATCGCATGATTGCTGGCCAGGCTAACAAGGTGATTGCCATAGAGCTGGAGATCAGTCAACGCACGGTAGAGATTCACCGCTCCCGAGTGATGCACAAGATGGGCACCCACTCGCTGGCACATTTGGTCCGCATGGTGCTGTCAGTAAAGAACCTTATCGACCCACGATGA
- a CDS encoding amino acid ABC transporter permease — MDVLNVEYMLGLVPVLLGYLPLTLQLAGAAMVMALILACVFAVVRVLGIPVLNQLTIVFISFFRGTPLLVQLFLFYYGLPQLFSVLTVIDGVTATIMGLTLHFSAYMAESIRAAIIGVDRSQTEAALSIGMTNSQLMRRIILPQATRVALPTLMNYFIDMIKATSLAFTLGVTELMGATQKEASGSFLYFEAFIVAAVMYWVVVEILSQLQKYLEIRLNKAYSR; from the coding sequence ATGGACGTTCTGAACGTAGAGTACATGCTCGGACTGGTACCTGTTCTGCTTGGCTATCTGCCCCTTACCCTGCAACTGGCGGGGGCTGCCATGGTAATGGCATTGATTCTTGCCTGCGTGTTCGCAGTCGTGCGGGTGCTGGGCATCCCGGTACTCAATCAACTGACCATCGTGTTCATCTCGTTTTTCCGGGGTACGCCGCTGCTGGTTCAGTTGTTTTTGTTTTACTACGGGCTGCCACAATTGTTCAGTGTGTTAACCGTGATAGACGGCGTCACCGCGACCATCATGGGCCTGACCCTGCACTTTTCAGCGTACATGGCGGAATCGATCCGCGCCGCCATCATCGGGGTGGATCGCAGCCAGACCGAGGCCGCACTCTCGATTGGTATGACCAATAGCCAACTGATGCGGCGCATTATCCTGCCTCAAGCCACCCGGGTTGCCTTGCCCACACTGATGAACTACTTCATCGACATGATCAAGGCTACTTCGCTGGCGTTTACCCTCGGGGTAACCGAACTGATGGGGGCGACCCAGAAAGAAGCCTCTGGCAGTTTTCTGTATTTTGAGGCATTCATCGTCGCCGCTGTCATGTATTGGGTCGTGGTCGAGATACTCTCACAATTGCAAAAGTACCTGGAAATTCGCCTGAATAAGGCCTATAGCCGATGA
- a CDS encoding flavodoxin family protein: protein MPGSKKSDSKGSDSETSEVGQPCAKQLLIVAHAPSPNTLKLRNAVAAGANHNDIENVNVTVLAPLDAGPEDVLACDAIILGTTENLGYMSGALKDFFDRCYYPCLEKTQGLPFTFYIRAGHDGTGTRRAIDSITIGLRWKLVQEPLLCRGNYADEFEQQCEELGLYIAASLDNGLI from the coding sequence ATGCCAGGCTCTAAAAAGTCAGACTCTAAAGGTTCAGACTCTGAAACGTCAGAAGTCGGACAGCCCTGCGCCAAACAGCTATTGATTGTTGCCCACGCTCCCTCGCCAAATACCCTCAAATTGCGCAACGCAGTCGCCGCTGGTGCTAACCATAACGATATTGAAAACGTTAATGTAACGGTTCTTGCTCCGCTGGATGCTGGCCCCGAAGATGTTCTGGCTTGCGACGCTATTATTCTCGGCACCACCGAAAATCTGGGTTACATGAGCGGCGCGTTGAAAGATTTTTTCGATCGCTGTTATTATCCGTGCTTGGAAAAAACCCAAGGCTTGCCATTTACCTTTTATATAAGGGCCGGCCATGATGGTACTGGCACCCGCCGTGCGATTGACAGCATTACCATCGGCCTGCGCTGGAAACTGGTGCAAGAGCCTCTGCTGTGCCGCGGCAATTACGCCGATGAGTTTGAACAGCAGTGCGAAGAGTTGGGATTGTACATTGCGGCCAGTCTCGATAACGGTCTGATCTAA
- a CDS encoding nicotinamide-nucleotide amidohydrolase family protein, giving the protein MPEITDEDIRQQAIELGSVLTRAGAMLVTAESCTGGWVAKAMTDQAGSSAYVTGGLVTYSNHAKHALLGVSEQTLAEHGAVSEPVVRQMVAGALRASGASVAISISGVAGPGGGSDAKPVGAVWFAWGSAENISTGLKYFDGDRDQVRRQAVIFAIESVRRFLSSDI; this is encoded by the coding sequence ATGCCTGAGATCACTGATGAAGACATCCGCCAGCAGGCGATAGAGCTGGGAAGCGTATTAACCCGCGCCGGCGCCATGCTGGTGACTGCAGAAAGCTGCACCGGCGGCTGGGTGGCAAAGGCCATGACCGACCAAGCTGGATCTTCGGCTTACGTCACGGGTGGGCTGGTTACCTACAGCAACCACGCTAAACACGCGTTGCTGGGTGTCAGTGAGCAGACGCTGGCGGAACACGGCGCGGTGAGCGAGCCGGTGGTGCGGCAGATGGTCGCCGGAGCGCTGCGAGCGTCGGGTGCAAGCGTCGCCATTTCAATAAGCGGCGTTGCCGGGCCGGGCGGTGGCAGCGACGCCAAGCCGGTAGGAGCGGTGTGGTTCGCCTGGGGCAGCGCTGAAAATATCAGCACCGGTTTGAAGTATTTTGACGGCGATCGCGACCAGGTGCGGCGCCAGGCTGTGATCTTTGCGATTGAAAGTGTGCGCCGTTTCTTATCGAGTGATATCTGA